A genomic window from Pseudonocardia broussonetiae includes:
- a CDS encoding type IV toxin-antitoxin system AbiEi family antitoxin domain-containing protein has protein sequence MDIDDARLLTRRELLAHGFDDTEIRARRRRGELCSVRRGAYARPGVLPSRPEARHAVQVRAAVGQVSPDAVVSHLSAAVLHGLPVWGDPLRRVQLTRGRRSGARRTGDLHVHAAPLEPWETTSVDGVAVTSLPRTLADVGRHLGFEQAVVVADAALWRKLVTRAELDEALDAARGRPGVPAARRALAFARWGAESVGESRSRVAMLRAGLPEPVLQWVVRSATGVALGRADFGWPELRTFGEFDGREKYGRLVPTGRTAGDVVYAEKLREDAMRGEGLGAVRWSWADLDPFDATAARLRRTFRR, from the coding sequence ATGGACATCGACGACGCGCGGCTGCTCACCCGGCGCGAGCTCCTCGCCCACGGGTTCGACGACACCGAGATCCGGGCCCGGCGCCGGCGCGGGGAGCTGTGCAGCGTCCGCCGCGGCGCCTACGCCCGGCCGGGGGTGCTGCCGAGTCGCCCGGAGGCGCGCCACGCCGTGCAGGTGCGGGCCGCGGTCGGGCAGGTGTCGCCGGACGCCGTCGTCAGCCACCTGTCCGCGGCCGTGCTGCACGGCCTCCCGGTGTGGGGCGACCCCCTGCGCCGCGTGCAGCTGACCCGCGGTCGCCGCTCGGGAGCCCGGCGCACCGGTGACCTGCACGTCCACGCCGCGCCGCTGGAGCCGTGGGAGACCACCTCGGTCGACGGTGTCGCCGTCACGTCGCTGCCCCGCACGCTCGCCGACGTGGGACGCCACCTCGGGTTCGAGCAGGCCGTGGTCGTGGCCGACGCGGCGCTGTGGCGGAAGCTCGTGACGCGGGCCGAGCTCGACGAGGCGCTCGACGCGGCCCGCGGACGCCCGGGCGTGCCCGCCGCCCGCCGGGCGCTGGCGTTCGCCCGGTGGGGCGCCGAGAGCGTCGGGGAGTCGCGCAGCCGGGTCGCGATGCTGCGTGCGGGCCTTCCCGAGCCGGTGTTGCAGTGGGTGGTCCGGTCGGCGACGGGGGTCGCGCTGGGTCGCGCCGACTTCGGGTGGCCGGAGCTCCGCACCTTCGGTGAGTTCGACGGGCGGGAGAAGTACGGGCGGCTCGTGCCCACGGGGCGGACGGCGGGCGACGTCGTGTACGCGGAGAAGCTGCGCGAGGACGCGATGCGCGGCGAGGGCCTGGGCGCGGTGCGCTGGAGCTGGGCCGATCTCGACCCGTTCGACGCGACGGCCGCACGCCTGAGGCGGACGTTCCGCCGCTGA
- a CDS encoding ABC transporter permease translates to MTSSMYSSPQGAFVPGTFTPRPGAGSPGRMLAAQAGTELRLALRNGEQVLLTLLIPVVLLVGLTLLALVPLPEPRVDAVTPGVLALAVMSTAFTGQAIAFGFDRRYGVIRRLAATALPRWLLVAGRLVAVLGVVVLQMLVLGALAAVLGWRPAAAGLAWGALLVLLGSAAFGALGILLGGTLRAEVTLAVANVVWFVLLLAGGIVIPLSQLPGPLAAVASVLPSGALAEGLRTVLTTGAPPALLPVLVLVAWAGGAGLLATRVVKLR, encoded by the coding sequence ATGACCTCGTCGATGTACTCCTCGCCGCAGGGCGCCTTCGTGCCCGGCACGTTCACCCCGCGCCCCGGCGCCGGCTCGCCCGGGCGGATGCTCGCCGCGCAGGCCGGCACCGAGCTGCGCCTCGCGCTGCGCAACGGCGAGCAGGTGCTGCTGACGCTGCTCATCCCCGTCGTGCTGCTGGTCGGGCTGACGCTGCTGGCGCTCGTGCCGCTGCCCGAGCCGCGCGTCGACGCCGTGACACCGGGGGTGCTGGCGCTCGCGGTGATGTCGACGGCGTTCACCGGGCAGGCGATCGCGTTCGGCTTCGACCGCCGCTACGGCGTCATCCGCCGCCTCGCCGCCACCGCGCTCCCCCGCTGGCTGCTGGTCGCGGGCCGGCTCGTCGCCGTGCTGGGGGTGGTCGTGCTCCAGATGCTGGTGCTCGGCGCCCTCGCCGCGGTCCTGGGCTGGCGGCCCGCCGCGGCCGGCCTGGCCTGGGGCGCGCTGCTCGTGCTGCTCGGGTCGGCCGCGTTCGGCGCGCTGGGCATCCTGCTGGGCGGCACGCTGCGGGCCGAGGTGACCCTCGCCGTCGCCAACGTCGTGTGGTTCGTGCTGCTGCTCGCGGGCGGCATCGTGATCCCGCTCTCCCAGCTCCCCGGCCCGCTCGCCGCCGTGGCCTCGGTGCTGCCGTCCGGTGCGCTGGCCGAGGGGCTGCGGACGGTGCTGACCACGGGCGCACCCCCGGCCCTGCTCCCGGTCCTGGTGCTGGTGGCGTGGGCGGGGGGTGCGGGCCTGCTGGCGACGCGCGTGGTGAAGCTGCGCTGA
- a CDS encoding ABC transporter ATP-binding protein, with translation MSSQPAVSVRGLVKRYGRSTAVDGLDLELAPSSVLALLGPNGAGKTTTVEVCTGFARADAGEVRVLGVDPAGAPDALRARIGVMPQGGGAYPGVHAGEMLRVVAACAAHPLDVGWLSGVLGLDACGRTPYKRLSGGQQQRLALACAVVGRPELVFLDEPTAGMDPQGRRLVWDLISALRRDGVAVLLTTHLMEEAEALADDVVIVDHGRVVAHGTPAALTAGEQQELRFRARPGMDLAGLRTALPDGYGAAEPIAGRYLVQGRINPTVLSVITSWCAEQGALADDVQVARRSLEDVFLELTGRELRA, from the coding sequence GTGAGCTCGCAACCCGCCGTGTCCGTGCGTGGCCTGGTCAAGCGCTACGGGCGGAGCACCGCGGTCGACGGGCTCGACCTCGAGCTGGCACCGTCGTCCGTGCTCGCCCTGCTGGGGCCCAACGGGGCGGGCAAGACCACCACCGTCGAAGTGTGCACGGGGTTCGCCCGGGCCGACGCGGGCGAGGTCCGCGTGCTGGGCGTCGACCCCGCCGGCGCGCCCGACGCCCTGCGCGCCCGGATCGGCGTCATGCCGCAGGGCGGCGGCGCGTACCCGGGGGTGCACGCCGGGGAGATGCTGCGGGTCGTCGCGGCCTGCGCGGCGCACCCGCTCGACGTCGGCTGGCTCTCCGGGGTGCTGGGCCTCGACGCCTGCGGCCGCACCCCCTACAAGCGCCTGTCCGGCGGGCAGCAGCAGCGCCTCGCGCTGGCCTGCGCCGTCGTCGGACGCCCGGAGCTGGTGTTCCTCGACGAGCCGACCGCCGGCATGGACCCCCAGGGCCGCCGCCTGGTCTGGGACCTCATCTCCGCGCTGCGGCGCGACGGCGTCGCCGTGCTGCTCACCACGCACCTCATGGAGGAGGCGGAGGCGCTGGCCGACGACGTCGTGATCGTCGACCACGGCCGCGTCGTCGCCCACGGCACGCCCGCCGCGCTCACCGCCGGCGAGCAGCAGGAGCTGCGGTTCCGGGCCCGCCCCGGGATGGACCTCGCCGGCCTGCGCACCGCGCTGCCCGACGGCTACGGCGCCGCCGAGCCCATCGCCGGGCGCTACCTGGTGCAGGGCCGGATCAACCCCACTGTCCTGTCCGTGATCACCTCGTGGTGCGCCGAGCAGGGCGCGCTGGCCGACGACGTGCAGGTGGCGCGCCGCAGCCTGGAGGACGTGTTCCTCGAACTGACCGGCCGGGAGCTGCGCGCATGA
- the mptB gene encoding polyprenol phosphomannose-dependent alpha 1,6 mannosyltransferase MptB — protein MTAPGVDTTTAPGGPPPAPARDPSRTARLFGLVGSLLMAGGALGSGALPVPNPLFGIRVLSLPSRNATVAIAVTYAGIGMVVLAWLWIGKMLRANGAVAPAPDRTQLARTAVLWAIPLALAPPLFSRDVYSYLAQSATLARGLDPYTLGPAEAFGVDDPLVRSIPTIWRDTGAPYGPFFLVLGRGITALTGNDIVAGVFAHRALALLGVAMIVWVLPKLARRCGLDVGLAMWLGAANPLVLFHLVSGMHNESLMVGLMLVGFEVGLRAGDRWWDPHLLAGGVLIVLASAVKLPALLALGFLGIEWARRRGGRVRDVAVATALYTGIAVLVYAAFGIGTGLGLAWLDALDAPSLIRSWLSISTDFGLLGGQVGIILGGLGDHTDAVLGLTRTAGLVLAALLAGWLMLAVLRGRLDAITGMAAGMAAVVVLSPIVHPWYLLWAVIPLAATKAMPKARRAMLIISGILAIVVPPTGADFNFRAYQLPMSIVAGLLVIALTLLVVRRSLVGRTGVDVDAWPGHVPAGRPKEDRGAPL, from the coding sequence ATGACCGCACCGGGGGTGGACACCACGACCGCACCCGGCGGTCCGCCTCCCGCCCCCGCGCGCGACCCCAGCCGCACCGCCCGGCTGTTCGGTCTGGTCGGCTCGCTGCTCATGGCGGGCGGGGCGCTCGGGTCCGGCGCGCTGCCCGTCCCGAACCCCCTGTTCGGCATCCGGGTGCTCAGCCTGCCCAGCCGCAACGCCACGGTCGCCATCGCCGTCACCTACGCCGGGATCGGCATGGTCGTGCTGGCGTGGCTGTGGATCGGCAAGATGCTGCGCGCGAACGGCGCGGTGGCCCCGGCGCCGGACCGCACCCAGCTGGCGCGCACCGCCGTGCTGTGGGCCATCCCGCTGGCCCTGGCCCCGCCGCTGTTCTCCCGCGACGTCTACAGCTACCTCGCCCAGAGCGCGACGCTGGCCCGCGGTCTCGACCCCTACACGCTCGGCCCGGCCGAGGCGTTCGGCGTCGACGACCCGCTGGTGCGCTCCATCCCCACGATCTGGCGCGACACCGGCGCCCCCTACGGCCCGTTCTTCCTGGTCCTCGGCCGCGGCATCACCGCCCTCACCGGCAACGACATCGTCGCCGGGGTGTTCGCGCACCGGGCGCTGGCGCTGCTCGGCGTCGCCATGATCGTCTGGGTGCTGCCCAAGCTGGCGCGGCGCTGCGGGCTCGACGTCGGCCTGGCGATGTGGCTCGGCGCGGCCAACCCCCTCGTGCTGTTCCACCTCGTCAGCGGCATGCACAACGAGTCGCTCATGGTCGGGCTGATGCTCGTCGGGTTCGAGGTCGGCCTGCGCGCCGGCGACCGCTGGTGGGACCCCCACCTGCTGGCCGGCGGGGTGCTGATCGTGCTGGCCTCGGCGGTCAAGCTCCCGGCGCTGCTCGCGCTGGGCTTCCTGGGCATCGAGTGGGCGCGCCGGCGCGGCGGGCGGGTGCGCGACGTCGCCGTCGCCACCGCCCTCTACACCGGCATCGCCGTCCTGGTCTACGCCGCGTTCGGGATCGGCACCGGCCTCGGGCTGGCCTGGCTCGACGCCCTCGACGCGCCCAGCCTGATCCGCAGCTGGCTGTCGATCTCCACCGACTTCGGGCTGCTGGGCGGGCAGGTCGGCATCATCCTCGGCGGCCTGGGCGACCACACCGACGCCGTGCTCGGGCTGACCCGGACGGCCGGGCTCGTCCTCGCGGCGCTGCTCGCCGGGTGGCTGATGCTCGCCGTGCTGCGCGGGCGGCTCGACGCGATCACCGGGATGGCGGCCGGGATGGCCGCCGTCGTCGTGCTCAGCCCGATCGTGCACCCCTGGTACCTGCTCTGGGCCGTGATCCCGCTGGCCGCGACGAAGGCGATGCCCAAGGCCCGCCGGGCGATGCTGATCATCTCCGGCATCCTCGCGATCGTCGTGCCGCCCACGGGCGCCGACTTCAACTTCCGCGCCTACCAGCTCCCGATGTCCATCGTCGCCGGGCTGCTGGTGATCGCGCTGACCCTGCTCGTGGTGCGGCGCAGCCTCGTCGGGCGCACCGGCGTCGACGTCGACGCCTGGCCCGGGCACGTCCCGGCGGGTCGCCCGAAGGAGGACCGGGGGGCACCTCTCTAG
- a CDS encoding helix-turn-helix transcriptional regulator produces MKSTGTPLDGHLPADGRTRESVARLLMEQGPIVAADVAARLGLSSPAVRRHLDALIADGEAEVRDAPRRGPRGRGRPAREYLLTDSGRARFGHGYDDLAVAALRYLVEHGGPDAVEGFAQSRVEQLLGDGVAKVEAAHGSGARVQALADVLTARGYAAQARDGGHGVQLCQHHCPVAHVAAEFPALCEAETHAFAELLGTHVQRLATIARGDSACTTHIPLDLPEVRRMNTTTTPGPRPGATIPRGRQSE; encoded by the coding sequence GTGAAAAGCACCGGAACGCCCCTCGACGGGCACCTGCCCGCAGACGGGCGAACCCGGGAGTCCGTCGCGCGCCTGCTGATGGAGCAGGGCCCGATCGTCGCGGCGGACGTCGCGGCTCGTCTGGGCCTGTCCTCCCCGGCGGTGCGCCGGCACCTCGACGCGCTGATCGCCGACGGCGAGGCCGAGGTCCGCGACGCCCCCCGCCGGGGCCCGCGCGGCCGCGGCCGTCCGGCGCGGGAGTACCTGCTCACCGACTCCGGCCGGGCCCGGTTCGGGCACGGCTACGACGACCTCGCGGTCGCCGCGCTGCGCTACCTGGTCGAGCACGGTGGTCCCGACGCCGTCGAGGGCTTCGCGCAGAGCCGCGTCGAGCAGCTGCTCGGCGACGGCGTCGCGAAGGTCGAGGCGGCACACGGCTCCGGCGCGCGGGTCCAGGCGCTGGCCGACGTGCTCACCGCACGGGGCTACGCCGCACAGGCCCGCGACGGCGGGCACGGCGTGCAGCTGTGCCAGCACCACTGCCCGGTCGCCCACGTGGCGGCCGAGTTCCCGGCGCTGTGCGAGGCGGAGACCCACGCCTTCGCGGAGCTGCTGGGCACGCACGTGCAGCGGCTCGCCACCATCGCCCGCGGTGACTCCGCGTGCACCACGCACATCCCGCTGGACCTTCCCGAGGTCCGGCGGATGAACACCACCACGACTCCGGGGCCGCGCCCCGGGGCAACGATCCCGAGAGGGAGGCAGTCCGAATGA